A stretch of DNA from Augochlora pura isolate Apur16 chromosome 8, APUR_v2.2.1, whole genome shotgun sequence:
ATGTACCTGGGAAAGTTTCTTCTTTTGATAATAAAACTCACATGTCTTCTACCACTGTTTGGGATACAAATAACACATTCAAAGAAACAAAGCAAGCAACGAACCGGTTTCAGTTAGATTCTAAACATTCGTCTGTGACAGATCCATGCGATGATTTCTCTGAGTTTCAGAGTGCTCCTATTCCTAACATTCCAAGTGTTCCCATATGGGATACAAAACAAGGTTCTGCAATTGGTAGCAGGCTGGCAAATCATAATTTAGGTGTTAAGAAACCTGTAGAAAAGcccaagaaaaataatttaaatgctaAGTCTGTACACAGTACTGTTCATATGAAAATTCCAACTGCACCTTTAAATCTGACACTTCAGAACAAAGATCAGCCTACTATGGAATGTTTGCCAGAACTATTTCCTAAATGTACAATAAAGAATCAATCTAAGACAGTAATTCTTAAGGATACAGTGATAAGAAACAATGATCCGCCCAAGGACCATAGTGAAGATATTAAAGATCATGTAAAAAACGCAGAAGTTGTAAATTTCAATAGTGACAAAGATGTTTCAACTAAAATAGAATGGTCAGAGAAGGTAATGCATTTCTTGAATACCATTTCATTTATagttgtatatttattttgctaatatttaaaactttataGGTTTCATCAGGAAAATCTGGGTCTAATCCACAGGACCTAATGAATCTCCAACTTACTGATGATAAGTATAGTGCCTTGCGTGCATTGGTTCAAGAAACAACTGTGCCAGCAGAATCAGATTTGAACGCAAGCCACAGTAATCAATCAACAGATGAGTTTGGGGAATTTGTATCTGCAGAACAGCCCGCTAAGAATGCTTCTGTCTCAAACACTACAGATACTGATAATTATGCTGAGATCTTTACAGATTTGGAGTTAAAATCTAACAGTAATACACATACAAcagatttcaatattattccaGAGATCTCTGAATCATTCGACAATCTTAAATTCGAGGATACTGTAGAAGAACGTTCTTTAGAAATcggtaaataatattgttttagatAATAGTAACTTAGATggtgataataatgataatgctTGATTTTAAGGAAAAGCTCTTCAAAAGGAAGATGCCATATCAATTAATAGTGTAGAATTCATAAATGGCACACCAAACGTGCTAACTCGATCAGGATCTGTGCCTAGTTTAGATCTTAAGTCTTTCTTACCTTCAAATGCAGAAGATGAACCAGTAGTTGAAACTACTCATCAGGTGATTACAGTCTTtgtcataattaaaaatttgggGAATAGTAGTAGAAGCTGCGCAGTTTTTTAATCTATGTGCTTCTATAGTCAGAATACTGGGAATGGAAGCAATACATGGAAAGCTGTGTGCTATTGTTACAAGTAGcagcaaatatatttacaaatattagcTCGGAACTTGTTTTGCACGAAGTACTAAATTCAGCACAGGGATATAATTTTCTCTGCAGTAAGCATTGCATTAAAAGCATAAAAGTATCACATCACAGGATATTGCGTAATATTTTTGTGTGTTCTTTTTCGGCAGACTTAGCTGAAGTTGCAGCGGTTTGTAGAcgcgttaatttttcatacaaagaaatggatattaatataataggaTTTGATGAGTTGCTAATGGACATCGATCGGATTTGGGCAGAGATGGAACCCTTTTACGCAAATATACCGGTTAGTGAGAATACTCTtgattacaatatatattttatttttataaatgtacgagttacttttttatatttgggtataaatttttccagattGTTACAGAACTACCAGCTTGGCCTTTGCATCAAGGAGAAGCCATTTGTTGTTCTCTTTGCTTAACAGTTATTACTAGTGGGAGGGTagtatataatgaaaataattatcacgTAACCTGTGCAAACTTATGGCTTAACTGCGTTAACAGTCATCTGCCGGTAATGCGGCATCCGTCTTTTTATACTCATTTGAATATGTGTCCAGGTAACAATCACATTTGATACTGATCTGCGTAAAAACGAGAACTTAAgttcagaaatttttaagtGTACACTTGGCAAGTTATTACATGAGggatttgtagaaaataacaGACTAATATTaggaaaaataatggattcCTTGCGAACTGTATATATTCTTAATATCTGAACATTTTCAAGATCTTACAGACTAGTctattaaagatattattgtACAGGCAGTGAAAAGACTAGAAGGATATATTaatatgcatatattataGTCCTTTCGAATAGATGAAGTCTCGAAAACGTCTTATAAAGTTATAAGTGTAGTCAAAAGGTTGAACTCTTAAAACCTGAACAAAAGTTCATATCAATCAAATCGAGTTAATATTTTCGagagaatattattgaattcaTAGCGAATTTCGAAGGAacgacattaaaattaaaatattattctattatataatattaaagtaaaatatagtagTGATCTTAC
This window harbors:
- the LOC144474526 gene encoding uncharacterized protein LOC144474526, which encodes MNKAHMDKRLNQLPTWLWTNSTTLPPIYKMVWEAVREEKVRSNGMQTELLVDTNKVFPLLLTSQLPTEVLGHIWNLANQKYAGQLTEQELYIVLALVAAAQASYTFNNLDILHLLPFPPTPYLNIECLMNLQPVTQLNSAAKFQSLNDSTEVSFIGSDGKYPLEVKGKTKFHQHSVISSDLNMQMMNNVPGKVSSFDNKTHMSSTTVWDTNNTFKETKQATNRFQLDSKHSSVTDPCDDFSEFQSAPIPNIPSVPIWDTKQGSAIGSRLANHNLGVKKPVEKPKKNNLNAKSVHSTVHMKIPTAPLNLTLQNKDQPTMECLPELFPKCTIKNQSKTVILKDTVIRNNDPPKDHSEDIKDHVKNAEVVNFNSDKDVSTKIEWSEKVSSGKSGSNPQDLMNLQLTDDKYSALRALVQETTVPAESDLNASHSNQSTDEFGEFVSAEQPAKNASVSNTTDTDNYAEIFTDLELKSNSNTHTTDFNIIPEISESFDNLKFEDTVEERSLEIGKALQKEDAISINSVEFINGTPNVLTRSGSVPSLDLKSFLPSNAEDEPVVETTHQSEYWEWKQYMESCVLLLQVAANIFTNISSELVLHEVLNSAQGYNFLCNLAEVAAVCRRVNFSYKEMDINIIGFDELLMDIDRIWAEMEPFYANIPIVTELPAWPLHQGEAICCSLCLTVITSGRVVYNENNYHVTCANLWLNCVNSHLPVMRHPSFYTHLNMCPGNNHI